A single region of the Novosphingobium sp. genome encodes:
- a CDS encoding TonB-dependent receptor, translating to MRAFYAGLLLAASCLATPALAQDTPQTASFGLGEIVVTGTQPSAPDITGQTLSANAISLFNRVSLDDAVGLMPGVSAGNSGGTRNERLVFVRGFNRFEVPLTIDGIRVYLPADNRLDFGRFLTNDIAQVQVAKGYVSVLNGPDGMGGAINLVTSKPTKPLEAQVSGTLNLGRNGEYAGYSTSALIGTKHDKWYAQASIGRAYTDHWDLAGGFKPTANQGAGRRGLSQTGDWRVNVKAGFTPNATDEYVISYTRQEGQKLAPLHVTDPLSAQRFWTWPAWNTESLYLLTTTQLDPISTLKTRLYYNTFYNMLRSFDTAAENTQTLGRSFNSPYWDDALGGSLELTLRPSARERVTIGAQMRSDRHKEAQTSFPANTTEPVQTDLENTYSLSIEHAYNFTPAISLTLGGGYDWRDLKRAEEYGAPLGTSGASVLYNYPKANSSTWSAQGQLNWAVNASSALHLSVSSRARFPTIFERFSQRFGTSIPNPGLQPERARQIELGGSTQLGVLHLEGALFHAHITNAIVSESVLGYACTASTTPGPCARTVMTQSLNVSRGNTYGVEGSFSAQVTPGFTLGGNYTWTHRNLVDPGNAAFRPTDVPTHKAFVYADWTVLPRLHLVPSADIASSRWTVTDVAPIVYYRTGAYVNGAIKAEYQLRHGTSISASVRNLFDQNYQLVDGYPEAGRSYQLSLKASY from the coding sequence ATGCGCGCGTTTTATGCAGGCCTCTTGCTGGCCGCCAGCTGCCTTGCCACTCCGGCGCTGGCCCAGGACACTCCGCAAACCGCCAGCTTCGGCCTTGGCGAGATCGTGGTGACCGGCACGCAGCCCTCGGCTCCGGACATCACCGGGCAGACGCTGTCGGCCAATGCGATCAGCCTGTTCAACCGTGTCAGCCTCGACGATGCGGTGGGGTTGATGCCCGGCGTCTCGGCGGGCAACAGTGGTGGCACGCGCAATGAGCGGCTGGTCTTCGTGCGCGGCTTCAACCGCTTCGAGGTGCCTCTGACCATCGACGGCATCCGCGTCTATCTGCCCGCCGACAACCGGCTCGATTTCGGGCGTTTCCTGACCAATGATATCGCTCAGGTGCAGGTGGCCAAGGGCTATGTCTCGGTGCTCAACGGGCCGGATGGCATGGGCGGGGCGATCAACCTCGTCACCTCGAAGCCGACCAAACCGCTGGAGGCGCAGGTCAGCGGCACGCTCAATCTGGGGCGTAACGGCGAATATGCGGGCTATTCGACCTCGGCGCTGATCGGCACCAAGCATGACAAGTGGTATGCGCAGGCCTCGATCGGGCGCGCCTACACCGATCACTGGGATCTGGCGGGCGGTTTCAAGCCCACCGCCAATCAGGGCGCGGGCCGTCGCGGGCTGTCCCAGACGGGCGACTGGCGGGTGAATGTGAAGGCCGGTTTCACGCCGAACGCCACCGATGAATATGTCATCAGCTACACCCGGCAGGAGGGCCAGAAGCTGGCCCCGCTGCATGTCACCGATCCGCTTTCGGCGCAGCGTTTCTGGACCTGGCCCGCGTGGAACACGGAAAGCCTCTATCTGCTGACCACCACGCAGCTCGACCCGATTTCCACGCTGAAAACGAGGCTTTATTACAACACCTTCTACAACATGCTGCGCTCCTTCGACACGGCGGCGGAGAACACCCAGACCCTGGGCCGCAGCTTCAACAGCCCCTATTGGGACGATGCGCTGGGTGGTTCGCTGGAACTGACCCTGCGCCCCTCCGCGCGTGAACGTGTGACCATCGGGGCCCAGATGCGCTCCGACCGTCACAAGGAGGCCCAGACCAGCTTCCCCGCGAACACCACCGAGCCGGTGCAGACCGATCTGGAGAACACCTACAGCCTGTCGATCGAGCATGCCTACAACTTCACCCCCGCCATCAGCCTGACGTTGGGCGGCGGCTATGACTGGCGCGATCTGAAGCGTGCCGAGGAGTATGGCGCACCGCTCGGCACGTCGGGCGCCAGCGTGCTCTACAACTATCCGAAGGCGAACAGCAGCACATGGAGCGCTCAGGGCCAGCTCAATTGGGCGGTGAATGCCAGCTCGGCGCTGCATCTCAGCGTCTCGTCCCGCGCCCGTTTTCCCACCATCTTCGAGCGGTTCAGCCAGCGCTTCGGGACCTCCATCCCCAACCCCGGCCTGCAGCCCGAGCGCGCAAGGCAGATCGAACTGGGCGGCTCGACGCAGCTTGGCGTGCTTCATCTGGAGGGCGCGCTGTTCCACGCCCACATCACCAACGCCATCGTGAGCGAAAGCGTGCTGGGCTATGCCTGCACCGCCAGCACCACGCCGGGCCCCTGCGCGCGCACGGTGATGACGCAATCGCTGAATGTGTCACGCGGGAACACCTATGGCGTGGAGGGCAGCTTCTCGGCGCAGGTAACGCCGGGCTTCACGCTGGGCGGCAATTACACCTGGACCCACCGCAACCTTGTCGATCCGGGCAATGCCGCCTTCCGCCCCACCGATGTGCCCACTCACAAGGCCTTCGTCTATGCCGACTGGACCGTGCTGCCCCGCCTGCATCTGGTCCCCAGCGCCGACATCGCGTCGAGCCGCTGGACCGTCACCGATGTCGCGCCCATCGTCTATTACCGCACCGGCGCCTATGTGAATGGCGCGATCAAGGCCGAATATCAGTTGCGCCACGGCACCAGCATCAGCGCCTCGGTGCGCAACCTCTTCGACCAGAACTACCAACTGGTCGATGGCTATCCCGAGGCCGGGCGCAGCTATCAGCTCTCGCTCAAGGCCAGCTATTGA
- a CDS encoding nuclear transport factor 2 family protein, with protein MTETPDGIALARAFFARVWAAPHDLDAIDELMTPDYRLHNAGTTIEGRDNFKTWVGEMQAQIGEPTNEHLDLFMDETGEKVVSRWITRAVNRGLFGTAADGRAIDYTGISIWRVRDGRLAECWVERSALELRSRLIEV; from the coding sequence ATGACTGAAACACCGGACGGTATCGCGCTGGCCCGCGCCTTTTTCGCACGGGTCTGGGCGGCCCCTCACGATCTCGACGCCATCGATGAGCTGATGACGCCCGACTATCGCCTGCACAATGCGGGAACCACCATCGAGGGCCGCGACAACTTCAAGACCTGGGTTGGGGAAATGCAGGCGCAGATCGGGGAGCCCACCAATGAGCATCTCGACCTCTTTATGGATGAAACCGGCGAGAAGGTCGTGTCGCGCTGGATCACCCGCGCGGTGAACAGGGGTCTGTTCGGCACGGCAGCGGACGGGCGCGCGATCGACTATACCGGCATCAGCATCTGGCGGGTGCGCGACGGGCGCCTCGCCGAATGCTGGGTCGAGCGCAGCGCGCTGGAACTGCGCAGTCGGCTGATCGAGGTTTAA
- a CDS encoding DUF1993 domain-containing protein translates to MPDLYAMTVPVFIRAFKNLDHVLAKAEDSGIAEEELFGARLIADMLPLAKQVQIASDTARFAAVRLGQAEPSAMADEETTLAQLRERVAKTITYLEAVDPAGFAGRETAEVILKLPKTELTFTGQSYTTDFALPNFFFHVTMAYALMRMKGVSLGKMDFLAGGNPVA, encoded by the coding sequence ATGCCCGATCTTTATGCGATGACCGTTCCCGTCTTCATCCGCGCTTTCAAAAATCTCGACCATGTGCTGGCCAAGGCCGAAGACAGCGGCATCGCGGAAGAGGAGCTGTTCGGGGCGCGACTGATCGCGGACATGCTGCCGCTTGCCAAGCAGGTGCAGATCGCATCGGACACGGCCCGTTTCGCGGCGGTGCGCCTGGGTCAGGCCGAGCCTTCGGCCATGGCGGATGAGGAAACCACGCTCGCCCAGTTGCGCGAGCGTGTGGCCAAGACCATCACTTATCTGGAAGCTGTCGATCCCGCTGGCTTTGCCGGTCGCGAGACGGCTGAGGTCATCCTCAAGCTGCCCAAGACCGAACTGACCTTCACCGGCCAGAGCTATACCACCGACTTTGCCCTGCCCAACTTCTTCTTCCACGTCACCATGGCCTATGCGCTGATGCGTATGAAGGGCGTGTCGCTGGGCAAGATGGACTTTCTGGCTGGCGGCAACCCCGTAGCCTGA
- a CDS encoding cadherin domain-containing protein: MSTSVFINEFHYDNLGTDKDEAIEIAGIPGTDLTGWTIVLYNGGATAATAAAAVTYGTVQTLSGVLVDNGSGLGTMMVTYPQDGLQNGSPDGFALVNAQGQVVQFLSYEGVLTASNGPAAGMTSVDVIQQETTSTPVGTSLQLTGSGSYYEDFSWAASAASTYDAINNGQTYTAPAGTVTPPTPGATLSIAAVNASLSEGAPGDSTLFTFTVTRSDATGTASVNYAVTGAATNGANAADFGGTLPSGTVSFADGETQKTISVTVTGDHLAENDEGFVVTLSGAQYAAIATASASATIVNDDHAGTLSIADASVLEGNATTEMHFTVTRTGGSDGVVTASYALTYNGTAKSYDVIAPANATVTFADGATTADAVVYVGGNVNYEVDKTFGITLSAPTGGATIAQATATGTILNDDPVPASGTISIADASIVEGNSGIQSMAFVLTRAGGSVGEIMIDYQLALGTASGDDLDPNWGALGTVTFADGQTTATLLVGIVGDTAIEPNETFTVNLLDPTGGAVIVRAQAVGTIIDDDPTSVVFINELHYDNVGTDSGEAIELAGPAGTDLTGWTLVLYNGTSGAAYSTRALTGVIPDQDHGYGTLTFAYASNGIQNGSPSGMALVDASGHVVQFLSYEGTMTAKGGAADGMTSTDIGVSETSVTTGYSLQLSGTGSNYGDFTWQNAAQNTFGTMPAAGASGAGAINTGQSFLPATGTSFFSVSDTRINEGNSGVTPLTFTVTRAGGSAAAASVDYHIDLGTVSADDITATPLSGTLTFGVGEVAKTITIGVIGDTVGEDNEALSLTLSNPVGNAQINHASATGTILNDDPIELAIYQIQGAAHTSPVVGQTVSTTGIVTAISSNSFWIQDPTSHRETGASDAIQVFVGSAPTVAVGDSVQVSGVVTEFQPAAGSLTVTEINTPTVTVVSHDNALPAAIVIGVDGILPPTNVIDDDGMTSYDPQHDGIDFYESLEGMLVTVETPIVVGPTSGKNTYVVASAGEGATNMNDRGGITLSGTDAAPERIQIFADNTVLPGYVPNHTLGDILNNVTGILTYYNSPELLPTQAVTTLVDKETTQEVTALKGDADHLSIASFNMENADPTDPQAKFDAIGKEVVNNLGSPDIIGAQEIQDADGAGSGSDLSGAATAQKVIDAIVAAGGPTYVYVEIAPTTAGSTGGEPGGNIRNGFFYNPERVTYVEGSAELVPGAAFTGSRSPLAAEFQFNGQTVTVIDVHSTSRGGSESAWGADQPATQAGDSSRTAQAEAIKAYTDALQAADPSTKMVILGDFNGYYYETALSTFTKDGSFTNLYSLLPEEERYSYLYEGASQAFDNILVSSNLTSGAGFDAVHVNAEQTVQPITDHDQVVATIYLPGATTTPVNTAPTGITLTNASVAENLPAGTVVGTAAAIDAEGGAMVYALTDNAKGLFAIDATTGVITTTAALDHETLASANITISATDSGGLSVSKTVTIAIADVNEAPTDITLTNASVAENLPAGTVVGTAAAVDAEGGAMVYALTDNAKGLFAIDAATGVITTTAALDHETLASASITISATDSGGLSFTKTVAILVSDVNEAPARVTISNTMVVENSVGGTVIGTLDGHDPDANSTLTYALATADSRFVIQDNKLLVAAGANIDYEAQHSISLDITATDQGGLHTTSTITLAVQDVAETFGGSTGSDTITGDAGNNVIDAGAGDDIVNGGLGIDTITLGAGADTVRSLLNELLGDTITDFGREDRILIQSSDFHRSDFTVSGSGATTALNFGGGALHLTAGLSGGDIMVAHSGNDTIVTFQSYLAALSENMSVSGSAINGIVNQAYLSGDTSTAFTVDVEAMGGASFHNTIGVYEVDSATGQISDVHIIAADAKNAGSAISVTGVDAGHQLGFFLVQNGASTLGSALSSTNLSIISQNGHLALANNGTAISGATTFFSTSAAANVDGMQHVLSGVASDGSGTIRIGFEDMLRSGGKSDDDFQDVVLHVTAVPQAHVAALETAVLHG; encoded by the coding sequence ATGTCCACGTCGGTCTTCATCAACGAGTTCCATTACGACAATCTCGGCACCGATAAGGATGAGGCGATTGAAATCGCCGGCATCCCCGGCACCGATCTGACCGGCTGGACGATCGTTCTCTACAATGGCGGAGCCACTGCCGCCACAGCCGCTGCCGCTGTCACCTATGGCACCGTGCAGACCCTGTCGGGGGTGCTGGTCGACAATGGCAGCGGGCTGGGGACGATGATGGTCACCTACCCGCAGGATGGCCTGCAGAACGGCTCGCCCGATGGCTTCGCGCTGGTCAACGCCCAGGGGCAGGTGGTGCAATTCCTGTCTTACGAGGGTGTGCTGACAGCCTCCAACGGCCCCGCCGCCGGGATGACCAGTGTGGATGTCATCCAGCAGGAAACCACCTCGACTCCCGTCGGCACCTCGCTGCAACTGACCGGCAGCGGCAGCTATTACGAGGATTTCAGCTGGGCAGCATCGGCCGCCAGCACCTATGATGCGATCAACAACGGGCAGACCTACACCGCCCCCGCCGGTACCGTTACGCCGCCGACGCCCGGCGCCACGCTCTCCATCGCCGCTGTTAACGCCAGCCTGAGCGAGGGCGCGCCCGGCGACAGCACACTCTTCACATTCACCGTCACCCGCAGCGACGCCACCGGCACGGCCAGCGTGAACTATGCCGTGACTGGCGCGGCGACCAACGGCGCCAATGCGGCCGATTTCGGCGGCACCCTGCCCTCCGGCACGGTCAGCTTCGCCGATGGCGAGACGCAGAAGACCATCAGCGTCACCGTCACCGGCGACCATCTCGCGGAAAATGACGAAGGCTTCGTGGTGACGCTGAGCGGCGCCCAGTACGCCGCCATCGCCACCGCCTCGGCCAGCGCCACCATCGTCAATGACGATCACGCGGGCACCCTCTCCATCGCCGATGCCAGCGTGTTGGAGGGCAACGCCACCACCGAGATGCATTTCACCGTCACCCGCACGGGCGGCAGCGACGGGGTGGTCACCGCCAGCTATGCCCTCACCTACAACGGCACTGCCAAATCATATGATGTCATCGCCCCCGCCAATGCCACGGTCACCTTTGCCGATGGCGCGACCACTGCCGATGCGGTGGTGTATGTGGGCGGCAACGTCAATTATGAAGTCGACAAGACCTTCGGCATCACCCTGAGCGCCCCCACCGGCGGCGCCACCATCGCCCAGGCCACCGCCACGGGCACCATCCTGAACGACGATCCCGTCCCGGCGTCGGGCACGATCTCCATCGCCGATGCCTCGATCGTCGAGGGCAACAGCGGCATCCAGTCGATGGCTTTCGTGCTGACGCGCGCGGGCGGCAGCGTGGGTGAGATCATGATCGATTATCAGCTCGCGCTGGGCACGGCGAGCGGCGACGATCTCGATCCGAATTGGGGCGCTCTGGGTACCGTGACCTTTGCCGACGGGCAAACCACCGCCACGCTGCTGGTGGGCATCGTGGGCGACACGGCGATCGAGCCCAACGAGACCTTCACCGTCAACCTGCTCGACCCCACAGGCGGCGCGGTGATCGTCCGCGCGCAGGCTGTGGGCACGATCATCGATGACGACCCCACCAGCGTGGTCTTCATCAACGAGCTGCATTACGACAATGTCGGCACCGACAGCGGCGAGGCCATCGAGCTGGCCGGCCCGGCGGGCACCGATCTGACGGGCTGGACGCTGGTGCTCTACAACGGCACCAGCGGCGCGGCCTACAGCACCCGCGCGCTGACCGGCGTGATCCCCGATCAGGACCATGGCTATGGCACGCTGACCTTCGCCTATGCCAGCAATGGCATCCAGAACGGCTCGCCCAGCGGCATGGCCCTGGTCGATGCCAGCGGCCATGTGGTGCAGTTCCTCTCCTATGAAGGCACGATGACCGCCAAGGGCGGCGCGGCCGACGGCATGACCAGCACCGACATCGGCGTGTCGGAAACCTCGGTCACCACCGGCTATTCGCTCCAGCTTTCGGGCACGGGCTCGAACTATGGCGACTTCACCTGGCAGAATGCCGCGCAGAACACCTTCGGCACCATGCCCGCCGCAGGCGCCAGCGGCGCGGGCGCGATCAACACCGGCCAGAGCTTCCTGCCCGCCACCGGCACCAGCTTCTTCAGCGTCAGCGACACCAGGATCAATGAAGGCAACAGCGGCGTCACCCCGCTGACCTTCACCGTCACCCGCGCGGGCGGCTCGGCGGCGGCGGCCAGCGTCGATTATCATATCGATCTGGGCACGGTATCGGCAGACGACATCACCGCCACCCCGCTTTCGGGCACGCTGACCTTCGGCGTGGGCGAGGTCGCCAAGACGATCACCATCGGCGTGATCGGCGACACGGTGGGCGAGGACAATGAAGCCCTCTCGCTGACGCTGAGCAATCCGGTGGGCAATGCGCAGATCAACCATGCCAGCGCCACCGGCACGATCCTGAACGACGATCCCATCGAGCTGGCGATCTATCAGATCCAGGGCGCGGCCCATACCTCGCCCGTGGTCGGCCAGACGGTGAGCACCACCGGCATCGTCACGGCGATCAGCAGCAACAGCTTCTGGATCCAGGACCCGACCAGCCATCGCGAGACCGGCGCTTCGGATGCCATTCAGGTTTTCGTGGGCAGCGCCCCGACCGTTGCGGTGGGCGACAGCGTGCAGGTCTCGGGCGTCGTCACCGAATTCCAGCCCGCCGCCGGATCGCTGACCGTCACCGAGATCAACACGCCCACCGTCACCGTGGTCTCGCATGACAATGCGCTGCCCGCCGCCATCGTGATCGGCGTGGACGGCATTTTGCCCCCCACCAATGTCATCGATGACGATGGCATGACCTCTTACGATCCGCAGCACGACGGCATCGATTTCTACGAATCGCTCGAAGGCATGCTGGTGACGGTGGAAACGCCGATCGTCGTGGGGCCGACCTCCGGCAAGAACACCTATGTCGTCGCCTCGGCGGGCGAAGGCGCGACCAATATGAACGATCGCGGCGGCATCACCCTGTCGGGCACCGATGCCGCGCCCGAGCGCATCCAGATCTTTGCCGACAACACCGTGCTGCCCGGCTATGTGCCCAATCACACGCTGGGTGACATTCTGAACAATGTCACCGGCATTCTGACCTATTACAACTCGCCCGAACTGCTGCCCACGCAGGCCGTCACCACGCTGGTCGACAAGGAGACCACGCAGGAGGTGACCGCGCTGAAGGGCGATGCCGATCATCTCTCCATCGCCAGCTTCAACATGGAAAATGCCGATCCCACCGATCCGCAGGCCAAGTTCGACGCCATCGGCAAGGAGGTGGTGAACAATCTGGGCTCGCCCGACATCATCGGCGCTCAGGAAATTCAGGACGCCGATGGCGCGGGCAGCGGCAGCGACCTGTCGGGCGCGGCCACGGCGCAGAAGGTGATCGACGCCATCGTGGCGGCGGGCGGCCCGACCTATGTCTATGTCGAAATTGCCCCCACCACAGCGGGCAGCACCGGCGGCGAGCCGGGCGGCAACATCCGCAACGGCTTCTTCTACAACCCCGAGCGCGTGACCTATGTCGAGGGCAGCGCCGAACTGGTGCCCGGCGCCGCCTTCACCGGCAGCCGCAGCCCACTGGCGGCGGAATTCCAGTTCAACGGCCAGACCGTGACGGTGATCGACGTTCACTCCACCTCACGCGGCGGTTCGGAATCGGCATGGGGCGCAGATCAGCCCGCGACGCAGGCGGGGGATTCCTCGCGCACGGCGCAGGCCGAGGCGATCAAGGCCTATACCGATGCGCTGCAGGCCGCCGATCCCTCGACCAAGATGGTGATCCTGGGCGACTTCAACGGCTATTATTACGAAACCGCGCTGAGCACCTTCACCAAGGATGGCAGCTTCACCAACCTCTATTCGCTGCTGCCCGAGGAGGAGCGCTACTCCTACCTCTATGAAGGCGCTTCGCAGGCTTTCGACAACATTCTGGTCAGCAGCAATCTGACCAGCGGCGCGGGTTTCGACGCGGTGCATGTCAACGCCGAGCAGACCGTGCAGCCGATTACCGACCACGATCAGGTGGTGGCCACGATCTATCTGCCCGGCGCCACGACCACTCCGGTCAACACCGCCCCCACCGGCATTACCCTCACCAATGCCAGCGTAGCCGAGAACCTGCCTGCCGGGACGGTGGTCGGCACGGCAGCGGCCATTGATGCCGAGGGCGGCGCGATGGTCTATGCGCTGACTGACAATGCCAAGGGCCTCTTCGCCATCGATGCGACGACCGGCGTCATCACCACCACGGCGGCGCTCGATCACGAGACGCTGGCCAGCGCCAACATCACCATCTCGGCCACCGACAGCGGCGGGCTGAGCGTTTCCAAGACCGTCACCATCGCCATTGCCGATGTGAATGAGGCGCCCACCGACATCACCCTCACCAATGCCAGCGTAGCCGAAAACCTGCCCGCCGGTACGGTGGTCGGAACGGCAGCGGCCGTCGATGCCGAGGGTGGCGCGATGGTCTATGCGCTGACTGACAATGCCAAGGGCCTCTTCGCCATCGATGCGGCGACCGGCGTCATCACCACCACGGCAGCGCTCGATCACGAGACGCTGGCCAGCGCCAGCATCACCATCTCGGCCACAGACAGCGGCGGGCTGAGCTTCACCAAGACCGTCGCCATCCTTGTCAGCGATGTGAACGAAGCCCCCGCCCGCGTCACCATCAGCAATACCATGGTGGTCGAGAATTCGGTCGGCGGCACGGTGATCGGCACGCTTGACGGGCATGATCCCGATGCGAACAGCACGCTCACCTATGCGCTGGCCACCGCTGACAGCCGCTTTGTCATTCAGGACAACAAGCTGCTGGTCGCGGCGGGCGCCAACATCGATTATGAGGCGCAGCACAGCATCAGCCTCGACATCACCGCCACCGATCAGGGCGGGCTGCACACCACCTCGACCATCACGCTGGCAGTGCAGGATGTGGCCGAGACCTTCGGCGGCTCGACCGGCAGTGACACGATCACCGGCGACGCCGGCAACAATGTCATCGATGCGGGCGCGGGCGACGATATCGTCAACGGTGGCCTGGGGATCGACACGATCACGCTGGGCGCCGGGGCCGATACGGTGCGTTCGCTGCTCAATGAGCTGCTGGGGGACACGATCACCGATTTCGGCAGGGAAGACCGCATCCTTATCCAGAGCTCCGATTTCCACCGCTCCGACTTCACGGTGTCAGGCAGCGGGGCCACCACGGCGCTCAACTTCGGTGGCGGCGCACTGCATCTGACCGCAGGCCTTTCAGGCGGGGACATCATGGTCGCCCATTCGGGCAATGACACCATCGTGACCTTCCAGTCCTATCTGGCAGCGCTCAGCGAAAACATGTCCGTATCGGGCAGCGCGATCAACGGCATCGTCAATCAGGCCTATCTGAGCGGCGACACCTCCACAGCTTTCACCGTCGATGTCGAGGCGATGGGCGGGGCCAGCTTCCACAACACCATCGGCGTCTATGAGGTGGACAGCGCCACGGGGCAGATCTCGGATGTGCATATCATCGCCGCCGACGCCAAGAATGCCGGAAGCGCGATCAGCGTCACCGGTGTGGATGCCGGGCACCAGTTGGGCTTCTTCCTGGTGCAGAACGGCGCCAGCACGCTGGGCTCTGCGCTGAGCAGCACCAACCTGTCGATCATCAGCCAGAACGGTCATCTGGCGCTGGCCAACAATGGCACGGCGATCAGCGGGGCGACGACCTTCTTCTCGACCTCGGCGGCGGCCAATGTCGACGGGATGCAGCATGTGCTCTCGGGCGTGGCGAGCGATGGATCGGGCACGATCCGCATCGGCTTCGAGGATATGCTGCGCTCGGGCGGAAAGAGCGACGACGATTTCCAGGATGTGGTGCTGCATGTGACCGCCGTGCCTCAGGCCCATGTCGCCGCGCTGGAGACAGCCGTGCTGCACGGGTGA
- a CDS encoding DUF899 family protein, with protein MATETLDTSDGLKPARDLAEGMQMAFPGASPAYLEARKALLAEEIELRRHATRLVQQRQALPPGPIIAAAYRFKDEQGFEATLADLFGDKDTLVAYFWMYGPQRERPCPMCTNWLGAVNGNAADIKQRVALKIFGRSPVDRQYAFAQERGWRHLDFVQTVGDDYARDLGLLNEDGTENPALVVFRKDGPSIRLFWMSQMRREMADPGQDPRDSPDIASLWSVLDLTPHGRGTDWYPRLSY; from the coding sequence ATGGCGACAGAGACGCTCGACACATCTGACGGCCTGAAACCGGCGAGGGACCTGGCCGAGGGCATGCAGATGGCATTTCCCGGTGCCTCCCCCGCTTATCTGGAGGCCCGCAAGGCATTGCTGGCTGAAGAAATCGAGCTGCGTCGGCATGCCACCCGGTTGGTGCAGCAGCGGCAGGCTCTTCCTCCTGGGCCGATCATTGCCGCGGCCTATCGCTTCAAGGATGAGCAGGGCTTCGAGGCAACACTGGCCGATCTGTTTGGCGACAAGGATACGCTGGTCGCCTATTTCTGGATGTATGGACCCCAGCGGGAGCGGCCTTGCCCGATGTGCACCAATTGGCTCGGCGCGGTGAACGGCAATGCGGCCGATATCAAGCAGCGCGTCGCCCTGAAGATTTTCGGCCGTTCCCCGGTCGACCGGCAATATGCCTTCGCGCAGGAGCGCGGATGGCGGCATCTTGATTTCGTGCAGACCGTCGGCGACGATTATGCCCGTGATCTGGGCCTGCTGAATGAGGACGGCACCGAGAACCCCGCTCTGGTGGTCTTCCGGAAAGACGGTCCATCCATTCGCCTGTTCTGGATGAGCCAGATGCGCCGGGAGATGGCCGATCCGGGTCAGGATCCGCGCGATTCTCCCGATATCGCCAGCCTCTGGTCGGTGCTGGACCTGACGCCGCATGGGCGCGGCACAGATTGGTATCCAAGACTGTCATATTGA
- a CDS encoding LysR family transcriptional regulator → MIRNIDIGLLRAFVAIVDEGSLSAAARALHLTQGAVSQQLARLEALFDQRLLWRDHRGARLAPKGESLIATAREIIALNDRMWRDLGGVRDRVRLGAPPDVISETLPPLLKAFALASPGTEVSLISAPSALLGKALADGMVDIALVQHRIEEGQESLFRDTLVWVGAQGGTAWRQDPLPVSISHPVCRFRPVITAALDGAGRRWRPAFDNEGFEAMMTAIRADLAITIAMTSMVPAGFEVIADKALPALPDFGMSLLGEAEKGPVRQLAALITDGLRDSASPEALLMQP, encoded by the coding sequence ATGATTCGCAACATCGACATCGGCCTGCTGCGCGCCTTCGTGGCGATCGTGGATGAGGGCAGCCTGAGCGCGGCGGCGCGGGCACTCCATCTGACGCAGGGTGCGGTCAGTCAGCAGCTTGCCCGGCTTGAGGCCCTGTTCGATCAGCGCCTGCTGTGGCGCGACCATCGCGGCGCCCGTCTGGCGCCCAAGGGCGAGAGCCTGATCGCCACGGCCCGCGAGATAATCGCGCTCAACGACCGGATGTGGCGCGATCTGGGTGGGGTGCGCGATCGGGTTCGGCTGGGCGCGCCGCCTGATGTGATCAGCGAGACCCTGCCGCCCTTGCTCAAGGCCTTTGCGCTGGCCTCGCCGGGGACGGAGGTGTCGCTGATTTCGGCGCCATCGGCTTTGCTGGGCAAGGCGCTGGCAGATGGGATGGTTGACATTGCCCTTGTCCAGCATCGCATCGAGGAGGGCCAAGAGTCCCTGTTTCGGGACACGCTCGTCTGGGTTGGCGCGCAAGGGGGCACGGCATGGCGGCAAGACCCGCTGCCGGTCTCGATCTCGCATCCGGTGTGCCGGTTTCGTCCGGTGATCACGGCGGCGCTGGACGGTGCAGGGCGGCGCTGGCGCCCGGCCTTCGACAATGAGGGTTTCGAGGCGATGATGACCGCCATCCGCGCTGATCTGGCGATCACCATCGCGATGACATCCATGGTCCCGGCTGGTTTCGAGGTGATTGCGGACAAGGCGCTGCCCGCGCTCCCTGATTTCGGGATGAGCCTGCTGGGGGAAGCCGAGAAAGGGCCGGTCAGGCAGTTGGCGGCGCTGATCACCGATGGCCTGCGGGACAGCGCCTCACCCGAGGCTCTTCTGATGCAGCCCTGA